The following proteins come from a genomic window of Ailuropoda melanoleuca isolate Jingjing chromosome 2, ASM200744v2, whole genome shotgun sequence:
- the ERMAP gene encoding erythroid membrane-associated protein isoform X1, which translates to MASSSGFWLSGCLTALVFLRLPVPLSGDADDYHLAPLGGTAQLLCPLALWPVTVPTVVTWLRSPRPDGSQVVHVFRDGRDREEGVMPEYKGRTALLRDPREGSVSLEIRHVRLEDRGPYRCEVQIGNVTREGTVTLQVAVLGSDPYIHVKGYDAGWIQLVCRSAGWFPQPLAEWRDPQGRVLRPLSDGHVLEAGLFRIAVSGRVRDSTLGNVSCTVRNLALGQEKTTAMLIAAPSPGRISSSAVALAVVLPVLGVLIIVGVFLIWKQRRSKEKLLYEQVVEVENLLSDHAKEKGRLHKALKKLRSELKLKRAAANSGWRRARLHFVAVTLDPDTAHPKLILSEDQRCVKLGDRRQPVPDGPQRFDFVVSVLGAEYFTAGCHYWEVDVGNKTKWALGVCSESVSRKGKVTATPANGHWLVRQSSEKEYEALTSPQTTLRLKEPPRCVGIFLDYEAGIISFYNVTSRTHIFTFTHTFSGPLRPFFEPCLHDGGKNTAPLIICSELQKSEPSAGCEPEEKGHANGDVAMNVDPSLFPPQAPELFPPGDMILPWPSDLAPALQGLKVPSF; encoded by the exons ATGGCAAGTTCCTCTGGCTTCTGGCTCTCCGGCTGCCTCACGGCACTCGTGTTCCTCCGGCTGCCCGTGCCCTTGTCAG GGGACGCCGACGACTACCACCTGGCCCCGCTAGGGGGCACAGCCCAGCTGCTCTGCCCGCTCGCCCTGTGGCCGGTCACTGTGCCCACCGTGGTGACCTGGCTGCGGTCCCCACGCCCGGACGGCTCCCAGGTGGTGCACGTGTTCCGGGACGGGAGAGACCGGGAGGAAGGCGTGATGCCGGAATACAAGGGGCGGACGGCGCTGCTGAGGGACCCCCGAGAGGGGAGCGTGTCCCTGGAGATCCGCCACGTCCGGCTGGAGGACCGAGGGCCGTACCGATGCGAGGTCCAGATCGGAAACGTGACTCGAGAGGGCACCGTGACCCTGCAGGTGGCAG TTCTAGGCTCCGACCCTTACATCCACGTGAAGGGCTACGACGCTGGATGGATCCAGCTGGTGTGCAGGTCCGCGGGATGGTTTCCACAGCCTTTGGCCGAGTGGAGAGACCCTCAAGGCAGGGTGCTTCGTCCCCTGTCGGATGGCCATGTCCTGGAAGCTGGGCTCTTCCGGATAGCGGTGTCCGGCAGAGTCAGGGACAGCACGCTGGGAAATGTGTCCTGCACCGTCCGCAATTTGGCCCTCGGCCAAGAGAAGACCACGGCCATGCTCATAGCAG CCCCGTCTCCAGGGAGGATCTCCTCCTCCGCAGTGGCTCTGGCTGTGGTCCTGCCTGTCCTGGGGGTTCTCATCATCGTGGGCGTTTTCCTCATCTGGAAGCAAAGAAGATCAAAAG AGAAGCTTCTCTATGAACAGGTGGTGGAGGTAG AAAATCTTCTCTCAGACCACgcaaaagaaaaag gaaGACTCCATAAAGCCCTCA AGAAGCTCCGGAGTGAACTGA agtTGAAAAGAGCGGCAGCGAACTCAG GCTGGAGGAGGGCGAGGCTGCACTTCG TGGCAGTGACCCTGGACCCGGACACAGCACATCCCAAACTCATCCTGTCTGAGGACCAGAGATGTGTGAAGCTTGGAGACAGAAGGCAGCCTGTGCCCGATGGCCCCCAGAGATTTGACTTTGTCGTCAGCGTCCTGGGTGCTGAGTACTTCACGGCGGGCTGTCACTACTGGGAGGTGGACGTGGGAAACAAGACCAAATGGGCCCTGGGGGTGTGTAGTGAGTCTGTGAGCAGGAAGGGGAAGGTCACTGCCACGCCCGCCAACGGACACTGGCTTGTCCGCCAGAGTAGCGAGAAGGAGTACGAAGCTCTCACATCCCCGCAGACCACCCTGCGCCTCAAGGAGCCCCCGCGGTGCGTGGGAATTTTCCTGGACTATGAAGCAGGCATCATTTCCTTCTACAATGTGACCAGCAGAACCCACATCTTTACGTTCACCCATACTTTCTCTGGCCCCCTTCGCCCTTTCTTTGAGCCTTGCCTTCATGATGGAGGGAAAAATACAGCACCTCTAATCATCTGCTCGGAACTCCAGAAATCAGAGCCATCAGCTGGCTGCGAGCCAGAAGAAAAAGGCCACGCAAACGGAGACGTGGCCATGAACGTGGACCCTTCCTTATTCCCCCCTCAGGCACCAGAGCTTTTTCCACCCGGGGATATGATCCTGCCCTGGCCCTCTGACCTTGCCCCAGCCCTTCAGGGGCTCAAGGTTCCTTCTTTTTAG
- the ERMAP gene encoding erythroid membrane-associated protein isoform X5 codes for MASSSGFWLSGCLTALVFLRLPVPLSGDADDYHLAPLGGTAQLLCPLALWPVTVPTVVTWLRSPRPDGSQVVHVFRDGRDREEGVMPEYKGRTALLRDPREGSVSLEIRHVRLEDRGPYRCEVQIGNVTREGTVTLQVAAPSPGRISSSAVALAVVLPVLGVLIIVGVFLIWKQRRSKEKLLYEQVVEVENLLSDHAKEKGRLHKALKKLRSELKLKRAAANSGWRRARLHFVAVTLDPDTAHPKLILSEDQRCVKLGDRRQPVPDGPQRFDFVVSVLGAEYFTAGCHYWEVDVGNKTKWALGVCSESVSRKGKVTATPANGHWLVRQSSEKEYEALTSPQTTLRLKEPPRCVGIFLDYEAGIISFYNVTSRTHIFTFTHTFSGPLRPFFEPCLHDGGKNTAPLIICSELQKSEPSAGCEPEEKGHANGDVAMNVDPSLFPPQAPELFPPGDMILPWPSDLAPALQGLKVPSF; via the exons ATGGCAAGTTCCTCTGGCTTCTGGCTCTCCGGCTGCCTCACGGCACTCGTGTTCCTCCGGCTGCCCGTGCCCTTGTCAG GGGACGCCGACGACTACCACCTGGCCCCGCTAGGGGGCACAGCCCAGCTGCTCTGCCCGCTCGCCCTGTGGCCGGTCACTGTGCCCACCGTGGTGACCTGGCTGCGGTCCCCACGCCCGGACGGCTCCCAGGTGGTGCACGTGTTCCGGGACGGGAGAGACCGGGAGGAAGGCGTGATGCCGGAATACAAGGGGCGGACGGCGCTGCTGAGGGACCCCCGAGAGGGGAGCGTGTCCCTGGAGATCCGCCACGTCCGGCTGGAGGACCGAGGGCCGTACCGATGCGAGGTCCAGATCGGAAACGTGACTCGAGAGGGCACCGTGACCCTGCAGGTGGCAG CCCCGTCTCCAGGGAGGATCTCCTCCTCCGCAGTGGCTCTGGCTGTGGTCCTGCCTGTCCTGGGGGTTCTCATCATCGTGGGCGTTTTCCTCATCTGGAAGCAAAGAAGATCAAAAG AGAAGCTTCTCTATGAACAGGTGGTGGAGGTAG AAAATCTTCTCTCAGACCACgcaaaagaaaaag gaaGACTCCATAAAGCCCTCA AGAAGCTCCGGAGTGAACTGA agtTGAAAAGAGCGGCAGCGAACTCAG GCTGGAGGAGGGCGAGGCTGCACTTCG TGGCAGTGACCCTGGACCCGGACACAGCACATCCCAAACTCATCCTGTCTGAGGACCAGAGATGTGTGAAGCTTGGAGACAGAAGGCAGCCTGTGCCCGATGGCCCCCAGAGATTTGACTTTGTCGTCAGCGTCCTGGGTGCTGAGTACTTCACGGCGGGCTGTCACTACTGGGAGGTGGACGTGGGAAACAAGACCAAATGGGCCCTGGGGGTGTGTAGTGAGTCTGTGAGCAGGAAGGGGAAGGTCACTGCCACGCCCGCCAACGGACACTGGCTTGTCCGCCAGAGTAGCGAGAAGGAGTACGAAGCTCTCACATCCCCGCAGACCACCCTGCGCCTCAAGGAGCCCCCGCGGTGCGTGGGAATTTTCCTGGACTATGAAGCAGGCATCATTTCCTTCTACAATGTGACCAGCAGAACCCACATCTTTACGTTCACCCATACTTTCTCTGGCCCCCTTCGCCCTTTCTTTGAGCCTTGCCTTCATGATGGAGGGAAAAATACAGCACCTCTAATCATCTGCTCGGAACTCCAGAAATCAGAGCCATCAGCTGGCTGCGAGCCAGAAGAAAAAGGCCACGCAAACGGAGACGTGGCCATGAACGTGGACCCTTCCTTATTCCCCCCTCAGGCACCAGAGCTTTTTCCACCCGGGGATATGATCCTGCCCTGGCCCTCTGACCTTGCCCCAGCCCTTCAGGGGCTCAAGGTTCCTTCTTTTTAG
- the ERMAP gene encoding erythroid membrane-associated protein isoform X2, producing MASSSGFWLSGCLTALVFLRLPVPLSGDADDYHLAPLGGTAQLLCPLALWPVTVPTVVTWLRSPRPDGSQVVHVFRDGRDREEGVMPEYKGRTALLRDPREGSVSLEIRHVRLEDRGPYRCEVQIGNVTREGTVTLQVAVLGSDPYIHVKGYDAGWIQLVCRSAGWFPQPLAEWRDPQGRVLRPLSDGHVLEAGLFRIAVSGRVRDSTLGNVSCTVRNLALGQEKTTAMLIAAPSPGRISSSAVALAVVLPVLGVLIIVGVFLIWKQRRSKEKLLYEQVVEVENLLSDHAKEKGRLHKALKLKRAAANSGWRRARLHFVAVTLDPDTAHPKLILSEDQRCVKLGDRRQPVPDGPQRFDFVVSVLGAEYFTAGCHYWEVDVGNKTKWALGVCSESVSRKGKVTATPANGHWLVRQSSEKEYEALTSPQTTLRLKEPPRCVGIFLDYEAGIISFYNVTSRTHIFTFTHTFSGPLRPFFEPCLHDGGKNTAPLIICSELQKSEPSAGCEPEEKGHANGDVAMNVDPSLFPPQAPELFPPGDMILPWPSDLAPALQGLKVPSF from the exons ATGGCAAGTTCCTCTGGCTTCTGGCTCTCCGGCTGCCTCACGGCACTCGTGTTCCTCCGGCTGCCCGTGCCCTTGTCAG GGGACGCCGACGACTACCACCTGGCCCCGCTAGGGGGCACAGCCCAGCTGCTCTGCCCGCTCGCCCTGTGGCCGGTCACTGTGCCCACCGTGGTGACCTGGCTGCGGTCCCCACGCCCGGACGGCTCCCAGGTGGTGCACGTGTTCCGGGACGGGAGAGACCGGGAGGAAGGCGTGATGCCGGAATACAAGGGGCGGACGGCGCTGCTGAGGGACCCCCGAGAGGGGAGCGTGTCCCTGGAGATCCGCCACGTCCGGCTGGAGGACCGAGGGCCGTACCGATGCGAGGTCCAGATCGGAAACGTGACTCGAGAGGGCACCGTGACCCTGCAGGTGGCAG TTCTAGGCTCCGACCCTTACATCCACGTGAAGGGCTACGACGCTGGATGGATCCAGCTGGTGTGCAGGTCCGCGGGATGGTTTCCACAGCCTTTGGCCGAGTGGAGAGACCCTCAAGGCAGGGTGCTTCGTCCCCTGTCGGATGGCCATGTCCTGGAAGCTGGGCTCTTCCGGATAGCGGTGTCCGGCAGAGTCAGGGACAGCACGCTGGGAAATGTGTCCTGCACCGTCCGCAATTTGGCCCTCGGCCAAGAGAAGACCACGGCCATGCTCATAGCAG CCCCGTCTCCAGGGAGGATCTCCTCCTCCGCAGTGGCTCTGGCTGTGGTCCTGCCTGTCCTGGGGGTTCTCATCATCGTGGGCGTTTTCCTCATCTGGAAGCAAAGAAGATCAAAAG AGAAGCTTCTCTATGAACAGGTGGTGGAGGTAG AAAATCTTCTCTCAGACCACgcaaaagaaaaag gaaGACTCCATAAAGCCCTCA agtTGAAAAGAGCGGCAGCGAACTCAG GCTGGAGGAGGGCGAGGCTGCACTTCG TGGCAGTGACCCTGGACCCGGACACAGCACATCCCAAACTCATCCTGTCTGAGGACCAGAGATGTGTGAAGCTTGGAGACAGAAGGCAGCCTGTGCCCGATGGCCCCCAGAGATTTGACTTTGTCGTCAGCGTCCTGGGTGCTGAGTACTTCACGGCGGGCTGTCACTACTGGGAGGTGGACGTGGGAAACAAGACCAAATGGGCCCTGGGGGTGTGTAGTGAGTCTGTGAGCAGGAAGGGGAAGGTCACTGCCACGCCCGCCAACGGACACTGGCTTGTCCGCCAGAGTAGCGAGAAGGAGTACGAAGCTCTCACATCCCCGCAGACCACCCTGCGCCTCAAGGAGCCCCCGCGGTGCGTGGGAATTTTCCTGGACTATGAAGCAGGCATCATTTCCTTCTACAATGTGACCAGCAGAACCCACATCTTTACGTTCACCCATACTTTCTCTGGCCCCCTTCGCCCTTTCTTTGAGCCTTGCCTTCATGATGGAGGGAAAAATACAGCACCTCTAATCATCTGCTCGGAACTCCAGAAATCAGAGCCATCAGCTGGCTGCGAGCCAGAAGAAAAAGGCCACGCAAACGGAGACGTGGCCATGAACGTGGACCCTTCCTTATTCCCCCCTCAGGCACCAGAGCTTTTTCCACCCGGGGATATGATCCTGCCCTGGCCCTCTGACCTTGCCCCAGCCCTTCAGGGGCTCAAGGTTCCTTCTTTTTAG
- the ERMAP gene encoding erythroid membrane-associated protein isoform X4: MPEYKGRTALLRDPREGSVSLEIRHVRLEDRGPYRCEVQIGNVTREGTVTLQVAVLGSDPYIHVKGYDAGWIQLVCRSAGWFPQPLAEWRDPQGRVLRPLSDGHVLEAGLFRIAVSGRVRDSTLGNVSCTVRNLALGQEKTTAMLIAAPSPGRISSSAVALAVVLPVLGVLIIVGVFLIWKQRRSKEKLLYEQVVEVENLLSDHAKEKGRLHKALKKLRSELKLKRAAANSGWRRARLHFVAVTLDPDTAHPKLILSEDQRCVKLGDRRQPVPDGPQRFDFVVSVLGAEYFTAGCHYWEVDVGNKTKWALGVCSESVSRKGKVTATPANGHWLVRQSSEKEYEALTSPQTTLRLKEPPRCVGIFLDYEAGIISFYNVTSRTHIFTFTHTFSGPLRPFFEPCLHDGGKNTAPLIICSELQKSEPSAGCEPEEKGHANGDVAMNVDPSLFPPQAPELFPPGDMILPWPSDLAPALQGLKVPSF, translated from the exons ATGCCGGAATACAAGGGGCGGACGGCGCTGCTGAGGGACCCCCGAGAGGGGAGCGTGTCCCTGGAGATCCGCCACGTCCGGCTGGAGGACCGAGGGCCGTACCGATGCGAGGTCCAGATCGGAAACGTGACTCGAGAGGGCACCGTGACCCTGCAGGTGGCAG TTCTAGGCTCCGACCCTTACATCCACGTGAAGGGCTACGACGCTGGATGGATCCAGCTGGTGTGCAGGTCCGCGGGATGGTTTCCACAGCCTTTGGCCGAGTGGAGAGACCCTCAAGGCAGGGTGCTTCGTCCCCTGTCGGATGGCCATGTCCTGGAAGCTGGGCTCTTCCGGATAGCGGTGTCCGGCAGAGTCAGGGACAGCACGCTGGGAAATGTGTCCTGCACCGTCCGCAATTTGGCCCTCGGCCAAGAGAAGACCACGGCCATGCTCATAGCAG CCCCGTCTCCAGGGAGGATCTCCTCCTCCGCAGTGGCTCTGGCTGTGGTCCTGCCTGTCCTGGGGGTTCTCATCATCGTGGGCGTTTTCCTCATCTGGAAGCAAAGAAGATCAAAAG AGAAGCTTCTCTATGAACAGGTGGTGGAGGTAG AAAATCTTCTCTCAGACCACgcaaaagaaaaag gaaGACTCCATAAAGCCCTCA AGAAGCTCCGGAGTGAACTGA agtTGAAAAGAGCGGCAGCGAACTCAG GCTGGAGGAGGGCGAGGCTGCACTTCG TGGCAGTGACCCTGGACCCGGACACAGCACATCCCAAACTCATCCTGTCTGAGGACCAGAGATGTGTGAAGCTTGGAGACAGAAGGCAGCCTGTGCCCGATGGCCCCCAGAGATTTGACTTTGTCGTCAGCGTCCTGGGTGCTGAGTACTTCACGGCGGGCTGTCACTACTGGGAGGTGGACGTGGGAAACAAGACCAAATGGGCCCTGGGGGTGTGTAGTGAGTCTGTGAGCAGGAAGGGGAAGGTCACTGCCACGCCCGCCAACGGACACTGGCTTGTCCGCCAGAGTAGCGAGAAGGAGTACGAAGCTCTCACATCCCCGCAGACCACCCTGCGCCTCAAGGAGCCCCCGCGGTGCGTGGGAATTTTCCTGGACTATGAAGCAGGCATCATTTCCTTCTACAATGTGACCAGCAGAACCCACATCTTTACGTTCACCCATACTTTCTCTGGCCCCCTTCGCCCTTTCTTTGAGCCTTGCCTTCATGATGGAGGGAAAAATACAGCACCTCTAATCATCTGCTCGGAACTCCAGAAATCAGAGCCATCAGCTGGCTGCGAGCCAGAAGAAAAAGGCCACGCAAACGGAGACGTGGCCATGAACGTGGACCCTTCCTTATTCCCCCCTCAGGCACCAGAGCTTTTTCCACCCGGGGATATGATCCTGCCCTGGCCCTCTGACCTTGCCCCAGCCCTTCAGGGGCTCAAGGTTCCTTCTTTTTAG
- the ERMAP gene encoding erythroid membrane-associated protein isoform X3 — translation MKPETVSQVGRSMGVGRGQARKCPEQPRLPGKLREGGQGSGGTAAPLPGVCAPRPPPVLGSDPYIHVKGYDAGWIQLVCRSAGWFPQPLAEWRDPQGRVLRPLSDGHVLEAGLFRIAVSGRVRDSTLGNVSCTVRNLALGQEKTTAMLIAAPSPGRISSSAVALAVVLPVLGVLIIVGVFLIWKQRRSKEKLLYEQVVEVENLLSDHAKEKGRLHKALKKLRSELKLKRAAANSGWRRARLHFVAVTLDPDTAHPKLILSEDQRCVKLGDRRQPVPDGPQRFDFVVSVLGAEYFTAGCHYWEVDVGNKTKWALGVCSESVSRKGKVTATPANGHWLVRQSSEKEYEALTSPQTTLRLKEPPRCVGIFLDYEAGIISFYNVTSRTHIFTFTHTFSGPLRPFFEPCLHDGGKNTAPLIICSELQKSEPSAGCEPEEKGHANGDVAMNVDPSLFPPQAPELFPPGDMILPWPSDLAPALQGLKVPSF, via the exons ATGAAGCCAGAGACTGTCTCGCAGGTTGGGaggagcatgggggtggggagagggcaggcgCGCAAGTGCCCTGAACAGCCCCGCCTCCCCGGGAAGCTGCGGGAAGGGGGGCAGGGCTCCGGCGGGACCGCGGCCCCACTGCCAGGCGTGTGTGCTCCGCGTCCCCCTCCAGTTCTAGGCTCCGACCCTTACATCCACGTGAAGGGCTACGACGCTGGATGGATCCAGCTGGTGTGCAGGTCCGCGGGATGGTTTCCACAGCCTTTGGCCGAGTGGAGAGACCCTCAAGGCAGGGTGCTTCGTCCCCTGTCGGATGGCCATGTCCTGGAAGCTGGGCTCTTCCGGATAGCGGTGTCCGGCAGAGTCAGGGACAGCACGCTGGGAAATGTGTCCTGCACCGTCCGCAATTTGGCCCTCGGCCAAGAGAAGACCACGGCCATGCTCATAGCAG CCCCGTCTCCAGGGAGGATCTCCTCCTCCGCAGTGGCTCTGGCTGTGGTCCTGCCTGTCCTGGGGGTTCTCATCATCGTGGGCGTTTTCCTCATCTGGAAGCAAAGAAGATCAAAAG AGAAGCTTCTCTATGAACAGGTGGTGGAGGTAG AAAATCTTCTCTCAGACCACgcaaaagaaaaag gaaGACTCCATAAAGCCCTCA AGAAGCTCCGGAGTGAACTGA agtTGAAAAGAGCGGCAGCGAACTCAG GCTGGAGGAGGGCGAGGCTGCACTTCG TGGCAGTGACCCTGGACCCGGACACAGCACATCCCAAACTCATCCTGTCTGAGGACCAGAGATGTGTGAAGCTTGGAGACAGAAGGCAGCCTGTGCCCGATGGCCCCCAGAGATTTGACTTTGTCGTCAGCGTCCTGGGTGCTGAGTACTTCACGGCGGGCTGTCACTACTGGGAGGTGGACGTGGGAAACAAGACCAAATGGGCCCTGGGGGTGTGTAGTGAGTCTGTGAGCAGGAAGGGGAAGGTCACTGCCACGCCCGCCAACGGACACTGGCTTGTCCGCCAGAGTAGCGAGAAGGAGTACGAAGCTCTCACATCCCCGCAGACCACCCTGCGCCTCAAGGAGCCCCCGCGGTGCGTGGGAATTTTCCTGGACTATGAAGCAGGCATCATTTCCTTCTACAATGTGACCAGCAGAACCCACATCTTTACGTTCACCCATACTTTCTCTGGCCCCCTTCGCCCTTTCTTTGAGCCTTGCCTTCATGATGGAGGGAAAAATACAGCACCTCTAATCATCTGCTCGGAACTCCAGAAATCAGAGCCATCAGCTGGCTGCGAGCCAGAAGAAAAAGGCCACGCAAACGGAGACGTGGCCATGAACGTGGACCCTTCCTTATTCCCCCCTCAGGCACCAGAGCTTTTTCCACCCGGGGATATGATCCTGCCCTGGCCCTCTGACCTTGCCCCAGCCCTTCAGGGGCTCAAGGTTCCTTCTTTTTAG